aaattttaactatACATCATATGGGTCATATTtcaattcttctttttttcaatcttcTTTGGTTTCTATGATTTTTTTGATTAATTCCAATCTACAgaatatgaaattaacaaaacacaaaaacgcTAAATAAAGTGCTTATATTTTTAATGGTGTATACTTCACATTCAATAAGATTCATTGTATGATGATCAATACATCATTAGTTTTGAAGATAAAATCCTCCATTGTCATTTTCTATAAAGTTGATCTGCACCTGAAGGTTATGCATTTTGGTTATTTGTGTCTTTCAACTAGCAGTCcgtaaaacaattaaaaactcATGATTTTCAGGCTTTTGGTTCTGTAAATTAATTGTCATAACAATGCTTctcaatttcaatttgtttattttctcaaaCCATTAAAATACACCTGAACATGAggtataaaattgtgttatttgcATGAAATTGTAATGTCAATGGtcttattaaatataatattaatatattacaaCATAGTAACACATGTTTCTAGTCTATTCTTTAAAAACGGCTAATCAGTTCACCAACAGAGAAAGGTGAATTGCGTAACATTACGTATACAGTATGTGTATACAGAATTTGGGTggttgaattcattgcttataatttaattcttttatcttcattgtagataaaaacggtcatttgacctttaaaatgacggaaaattgtacaaaattcaaacgtaacgtcaggcgtattgatacgtttttgacgttagtcttactatgacgtaggcaacattctttatacgatataaaataattttttagccaatcagaaagcgcattacaaccagaattaaattattttaaattcaaagaaattCTGCGTATTCAacacaatgtttacaaaatacatcCATAAAATTACCTTTAAATGATATACTTTACACTCgattgaaatacaattaacaaacTGACTAGACCAGACCAGACCAGACCAGAGTTAATCAGGAATGCAGATAGTAATTGAGAACACAGCTAAAGTAGATTTTATATACACATCTAGTAAAAATGTGATTGTTTGAatgaatgtaaattttgaatcattatAGGAATCATATGAACATACGATGTGTGTCTGTGtgaataagtaaaataaaacttcTTTACGCGATATGTGGTATATTATAGATTCCTTTAGccatgttaaaattaaaaaagttttatttttcaaatttcttagaattttatatattttgaaaagagagagagagagagagagagagagagagagagagagagagagagagagagagagagatcaacATTCGATAAGATCTCCCATGGCACGTGGTCAGAGCACGGGTGCTGTCACagacaggaagtgttatgtAATTGTTATACACACCCGTAAACACAGGGATAGCTTTTCTATATACCTGTCTGAATCATGCATTATTTTCTCTTCATGCAGTAAAATAGAAAGCGCGTATGATCATGCACTTttatatatacgtccctggtatgATATATATTTCTGAAAAGGCCCGTTAGGGAAACATTTGctcttagagagagagagagagagagagagagagagagagagagaggggggggggtctcaaCATTCGATAAGATTTCTCATGGCACGTGGTCAGAGCACGGTTACTGTCACAGACAGGGTGTAATAGTTACTCACCCGTAAACACAGGGATGACTGtgtttgaattacatgtattcatgtatGCATTATTTTGTGTTCGAATATGATCTTGAACATATACTAATCTCTAGTTGATTACGAGTTATAACTTATAAACTTTGTACTATATAGTATTTAACATAAACAAACAGAGATGACACGGGTTAGTGTCATTTACAGCGCCGTGTTTGATTTTCAACTGTACACGCGGCTGTTCCAAGACACCAACAAATTTTGTCTCCAGCCCCTCAGTGAGAATGCTGTAAGAGAAGTTTAGTAAAGTACTCTATTCGGTTGTGGCTCCCTTTTTTGCGGCTCAACATTCCATGTGGCTGTCAATTAGACATTAATTGTATTGTaggtgaataaaaaaataataggagccttttagaaaattgattatGTTCCTTTCagatattatattattatttgttataatttctatatatttatatataatcacaTTGTCTGAGAAGTAAAATGACTGTGTAAAGTGTTAATCAATCCGTTTAGTTGCAATTATCAATTAGAAAGTTTACAAAACTATTTAGAAGTCATTTTAcctcatttaattaattaaatcagtGTTGTCATTATTCTTATACTTCATACACACGCGTCTTTGAAGTCGCAAAAGTGCATGTAACAACCGGTGTAAATGACCACAACATATAAGTTCACACTGTCACCTTGTGGTTCATTCTTTCTACATGAACATTATTacttttgaatttctttaacAGTATTTATCcgcttttcaaaaaataaaaaagagggTGGGGGATACTGTTTGATAGACAATGTACAATGCacacaatgtacaatgtatatgctAGTTACCTGTACGTATTACACATATGAATTTTGAGTCCAGTGGTACAATGTATCCTTGCAACACGTTTTTAATTAGTTCAAAACAAACTAGGACGTTGGCAAAATTCATCTAAAATAAAACCACATGTACACTATTTACAACcacattttattgataaaaacatGAATGAACATACAGACACTCTTGAACAGCTACATCAGTGCATCTCatcttgataaattttaaacatcaaaaaGATATTCAGGAAACCTGTCGTATGAAAGACAAAATCACAAACTGTTCAGAAGATATCTGATCAGAAGGAAGAGTCTTGTATTGTGTTCAATTGTTGATAAAAGATGACAAAAAAAGCAAACCAAGTTGGTGGAATACGATGGACTCTATTTTCGAACTTCTGAATTCCCTCCCAAAAATTATTATCATCAGCTAATGAGCTATTTTTAGACATGTTCTGCCTCTGATGACCTGACAAgttccaaataaaattgatgCAGGAGGCTGTTTTGCTGTAAAAGGAGTTCTTCAGTTTCACCTAAGTCCAGCACAGAAATCTTTTGAAATGCACACTTTGTCAATGTAAAGGATTCTTGGTTCTTActtgcaacaacaacaacaacatgaACTGCAACATTTTCATtcacaaaaatttgtttcaccACATTTAAAGCTTGACCAATTGTATCACCTCGATGCATAGCACCAGTTGCCACTTGAACAAGATACAATGTTTTTTCCTCAACTTTGACCCTTGACGAACACCCTTCCTTTTCATCAGAGTCAGTATAATAGACAAAGTAATCTATTCCCATAAAATTTGGTATTTTTGGATATACCAAAAATCTATCATATGACTTTGCATAGTGtttaataaaaagagaaaataaggCAACATTTCTTTCATGACCTTTCAGATTGTTCGGTACATCTTGATAGTGCAAAGACAGGTCTTTTGTGTAACATTCAACGAAGTTTTTAGCaggaatatatttcattttccaaGATGATTGTGACACTTCTTGTTTTGTCTGTGATGGCTGATACAATGTATTACCACCCCTTTCCGGCAGAAGTACTCCTTGCTTTTTTTGAGACTcaacaaacaatttttcaaactcCTTTCTAGCTCCACCATTCTGAAACATAATTTGCAACATTTTATCAGAACTAATTTTTGCATTGTGAATCATCTCTTCCAAATGATACGGAAACCTTCGTCGCCAACAGTTTGCCAAGTTTGGAATTAAATGTCGAATTTTTACACAACGATCACCAACACCCAAATCCATCCTTGCATACTCAAGGTTACTTTGTAGATCCTCAGCTTGGACTCTGTAGTACTGAACTTCAAATATGTTGATCCCTATACTAAATTCCTGTGCCTCTTcccatttcatgataatttccCTTTTGTTTGGAATGAAATTGAGCAGAACAGCAGTGTGAAGTTGAAACCTGGAATACTCAGGACTTTCACAACTTTTACAATTTGCgattttgtgttgtttttcttttgtgaaCTGTGCAAAAGCATCATCCACTGTTCCATCTGTTCTCGTGTACATATCCTCCAAAACACTGTTCAATAATCTGGGCGTCATTATGTATTCTTTTGAGAACTCATTATACACTTCCTTTCCTTTTTCCTTTAGACTAAGTCTATGATCATAACTCTCATCCTCCCTGTCTTTTTTTGCGATCAAGTACTCCAAGGACCCCTTCCAAATATCTACAAAGGAGTCCTCATCAAGCTGAAATTTTCTTCCAAATTCTGTAAATTTCTGTGCACTTGCAGTGAAGCCTGTTTCAATGAGAATAAACTTTGGTCTTTTAACTTGTCGTTCCACAATCTTCTTCATCTTGTTTAGATAATGTGTATTATAGAGAGTTAAATGATCAACAATAATACAGTCATTATCTTTGAACTTTTTTGAATGAGCGATGAAAAATTCCAAATCTTCATCTCGCTTTTCAATTTCGTTTACATCAACATAATGAACAGAGAGGTCATCATTTTCTCGACACTTTAAAATATAGTAAATCGCTGATGATGTCTTCCCCAAACCTTCAATACCATTCAAATAGATCAAGGTAGTCTTTTTTGCTCTGTTATCCTCTATTGCCTCCACAAACTTCTTATGAAACTCTGTCTTTATAAAGTATCTTCCCTCCTCGAAGTCATTTACATTGGCTAAAAAGCTTTCTTCTTTATCGTCAAATACATGTCTTAGAATATTTGCTTCAAATTCCTGAgcctgaaaaataaattgagtaAGCATGTATATGGTACTGATAACTCCTGATTGATATTAAGAAAATTCTGTAATACTTGCCCCTATGCTATGTAGATTCATCATGTGGAGTTTTATACCTATAACTGTAATCATAAAATGTAAGATGTTGATGCCAAGGCCCTGGTCATGATATACATAATACAGTCCCTGAAACATTTTACTTCCCTCATGGACAGGGAGTGAACAGTAAGCGAACACAGAGTGCACGGTGAGCAAACGCTGAATTGAATTGAGTAAGCGGCTGTGAACGGTGAGCTCACACAGAACGCAGAGTGCAAACGgtagcaaaatgtgaatggaaGATGTATGATTGGTTCGAACAACTTGGGTTTATCCTCCGTCTCTTACTTCAACAAGAatagatattaaaatatatagtattGTTTTGTTATAAACTTCTGCAAGAACAAGTGCTTTCAatttcatgcattaaaatttgGTCAAggattgaaacaaaattaaaactaaaattatcattaagATGAAAGAACTGTAAACGTAATCTAAACTCATTTTATTGAtgattgataatttaatgaattcCTAAAGAAGTAATTTGTCGCAAGTAGGGAGAATGTTTTAAACTTGccaaataaaatggaaaaaaatcaacacatgtaaatataaaatgaagatttttaatttttccaatTTGTGTTTACAAAATTGTAGGGACATGCTATCATAGTTAACAttacagattacaaagctcaccaagACTAGGCATCATCGTTTTGAGACCAcctttttcatattatatgaaaatcatagttaatcatgttaatgatcttggatgttcatggatactgttttgacacaatatcgtatatcatatgtaaataaaagtttgaaaatcatatgttcatttaatACTGTAttgtaagatacaatgtttatcaatacaataatataaaaattgatattgcatcctatgatactatacaatatatatcatatgatacaatataatactgtaatatataataatacaatatgatattgtaacatacgctatgacattgtatcaagatatgatattgtatcatatattatgatatgGTTTTGTATCTTGTAaaacattgtatttgatcacataatacaatatcataatatatatgatacaatatagtatcatatgataaaatatcatatcacataataaatcacaaaattgtaacatatgatattatattgtatgatacagcccgatattgtattgtatgccataatattttgaagcCCCTCTtcaatagcaatgaaaatagACGGgtgttcaaaatatcgcggccataatattttgaaccccctctccaatagcactgaaaaatagaggggtgttcaaaatatcgcggccataatattttgaagcccctctccaatagcactgaaaaatagaggggggttcaaaatatcgcggtaATAATagtttgaaccccctctccaatggaaattggaaataggaggggggttcaatatatcgcggctataatattttgaagcccctctccaatagcactgaaaaatagaggggggttcaaaataacGTGGcaataatatattgaaccccctctccaatgggaattggaaataggaggggggttcaatatattgtggccataatattttgaacttcCTCTCCATTGGCAATGAAAAttagagaggggggggggggggtcaaaatatcgcggccatagtATTTGAACCCCATTCtaaatgggaattggaaataggaggggggttcaatatatcgtggccataatattttgaaccccctctccaatagcaatgaaattagaggggggttcaaaatatcaaagccataatattttgaaccccctctccaaagggaattggaaataagaggggggttcaatatattgcgGCCATAATATTATGAACCCCATCTCTAATAGCAATGAAAATAAGAgggggtttcaaaatattgcagcaataatatattgaaccccctctccaatgggaattggaaacagGTGGGGGGTTCAAATATATCGCggctataatattttgaaccccctgtccaatagcaatgaaaattagagggggttcaaaatattgcggctataatattttgaacccccctctccaatgggaattggaaatagaaGGGGGGTTCAAtttatcgcggccataatattttgaaccccctccccAATAGCAATCAAA
This genomic window from Crassostrea angulata isolate pt1a10 chromosome 8, ASM2561291v2, whole genome shotgun sequence contains:
- the LOC128160619 gene encoding uncharacterized protein LOC128160619 isoform X1; the protein is MKSDSLLISQSAQEFEANILRHVFDDKEESFLANVNDFEEGRYFIKTEFHKKFVEAIEDNRAKKTTLIYLNGIEGLGKTSSAIYYILKCRENDDLSVHYVDVNEIEKRDEDLEFFIAHSKKFKDNDCIIVDHLTLYNTHYLNKMKKIVERQVKRPKFILIETGFTASAQKFTEFGRKFQLDEDSFVDIWKGSLEYLIAKKDREDESYDHRLSLKEKGKEVYNEFSKEYIMTPRLLNSVLEDMYTRTDGTVDDAFAQFTKEKQHKIANCKSCESPEYSRFQLHTAVLLNFIPNKREIIMKWEEAQEFSIGINIFEVQYYRVQAEDLQSNLEYARMDLGVGDRCVKIRHLIPNLANCWRRRFPYHLEEMIHNAKISSDKMLQIMFQNGGARKEFEKLFVESQKKQGVLLPERGGNTLYQPSQTKQEVSQSSWKMKYIPAKNFVECYTKDLSLHYQDVPNNLKGHERNVALFSLFIKHYAKSYDRFLVYPKIPNFMGIDYFVYYTDSDEKEGCSSRVKVEEKTLYLVQVATGAMHRGDTIGQALNVVKQIFVNENVAVHVVVVVASKNQESFTLTKCAFQKISVLDLGETEELLLQQNSLLHQFYLELVRSSEAEHV
- the LOC128160619 gene encoding uncharacterized protein LOC128160619 isoform X2, giving the protein MAQEFEANILRHVFDDKEESFLANVNDFEEGRYFIKTEFHKKFVEAIEDNRAKKTTLIYLNGIEGLGKTSSAIYYILKCRENDDLSVHYVDVNEIEKRDEDLEFFIAHSKKFKDNDCIIVDHLTLYNTHYLNKMKKIVERQVKRPKFILIETGFTASAQKFTEFGRKFQLDEDSFVDIWKGSLEYLIAKKDREDESYDHRLSLKEKGKEVYNEFSKEYIMTPRLLNSVLEDMYTRTDGTVDDAFAQFTKEKQHKIANCKSCESPEYSRFQLHTAVLLNFIPNKREIIMKWEEAQEFSIGINIFEVQYYRVQAEDLQSNLEYARMDLGVGDRCVKIRHLIPNLANCWRRRFPYHLEEMIHNAKISSDKMLQIMFQNGGARKEFEKLFVESQKKQGVLLPERGGNTLYQPSQTKQEVSQSSWKMKYIPAKNFVECYTKDLSLHYQDVPNNLKGHERNVALFSLFIKHYAKSYDRFLVYPKIPNFMGIDYFVYYTDSDEKEGCSSRVKVEEKTLYLVQVATGAMHRGDTIGQALNVVKQIFVNENVAVHVVVVVASKNQESFTLTKCAFQKISVLDLGETEELLLQQNSLLHQFYLELVRSSEAEHV